From the Entomomonas sp. E2T0 genome, one window contains:
- a CDS encoding DUF3079 domain-containing protein, with amino-acid sequence MTKKKNFPTHPKHPERICWGCDKYCSVKELGCGNGADRTQHPVELFGEDWLEWELQSDRLINQKDY; translated from the coding sequence ATGACCAAGAAAAAAAACTTTCCTACCCATCCTAAACATCCAGAAAGGATTTGTTGGGGGTGTGATAAGTATTGTTCTGTTAAAGAATTGGGTTGTGGTAATGGTGCAGATCGTACACAACACCCAGTAGAGCTATTTGGAGAAGATTGGCTTGAATGGGAGCTACAGTCCGACCGTTTAATTAATCAAAAAGATTATTAG
- the rlmB gene encoding 23S rRNA (guanosine(2251)-2'-O)-methyltransferase RlmB: protein MSQWEKIYGIHAVEALLNHHPKRVKQLFILEGRQDPKIQHIIELAKKNHAKIQISSRDELNELTAEDAVHQGVVAEVSPSQVWNEAMLEELLEKLAEPPLLLVLDNITDPHNLGACLRTADAAGVQAVIIPKDKSATLNATVRKVACGAAEVIPLVTVTNLARTLEKLQQRGLWIVGTAGEAEQEIYQQDLTIPTVLVMGAEGKGMRRLTRDHCDYLVKLPMLGSVSSLNVSVATGICLFEAVRQRKLI, encoded by the coding sequence ATGAGTCAATGGGAAAAAATTTATGGTATTCATGCAGTAGAAGCATTACTTAATCATCATCCTAAACGTGTTAAGCAACTTTTTATATTGGAGGGTCGACAAGACCCCAAAATACAGCATATTATTGAGTTAGCTAAAAAAAATCATGCTAAAATACAAATATCTAGCCGAGATGAGCTAAATGAGCTAACCGCTGAGGATGCTGTACATCAAGGTGTAGTTGCAGAGGTTTCGCCTAGTCAAGTATGGAATGAGGCTATGCTAGAAGAGTTATTAGAAAAACTAGCAGAACCACCTTTATTATTAGTATTAGATAATATAACTGATCCACATAATCTAGGCGCTTGTTTACGAACAGCAGATGCCGCAGGCGTTCAGGCTGTTATTATCCCCAAAGATAAATCAGCTACATTAAATGCTACTGTACGAAAAGTAGCTTGTGGTGCTGCGGAGGTTATTCCTTTAGTCACTGTCACTAATCTTGCACGTACTTTAGAAAAACTACAGCAACGTGGTTTATGGATTGTTGGTACAGCAGGTGAAGCTGAACAAGAAATTTATCAGCAAGATTTAACTATTCCTACTGTCTTAGTAATGGGGGCAGAAGGAAAGGGGATGCGTCGCTTAACCAGAGATCATTGTGATTATCTTGTAAAACTGCCTATGCTGGGTAGTGTAAGTAGTTTAAATGTTTCTGTAGCAACAGGTATTTGTTTATTTGAGGCCGTTCGGCAGCGGAAACTTATTTAA
- a CDS encoding autotransporter outer membrane beta-barrel domain-containing protein: MKYNALFLTINCLLLTHNNAMAETINQDKYVDYNSGTIGRDITEVGTNNNYGKFTVATDQGSWTTTMLRVGFNGGSGEVNVIEGGKIIINNNNSYSYPFGIGGSGDSTGDNGSINSVGILNISGVGSEVIVNGGGGDITVGNQGAKGYINITDGGKFTSSTDLFLGSRGGVTTKGYVTVTGPGSELLTERRFLVGAYNNGQAEISNGAKLTMNSTGTDALVIGHQAAANNSLLIITGENTTATVANGGVAVGLNGKGTLVVSDKAELSVAKDIIIGSNSTGVGELAIGSRKGEQATAAGTVTANSIKFGSGQGTLVFNHTSNDFTLAAPILGNGTVEVLSGVTTLTGANTYTGNTSIESGAFLQAGANNTFSSNSIYSISSGGGMNLKGYNQIIPTLTNAGTTDLSGNMAGATLKITGNYVGQNGHLVIGTELGDDISPTDQLVIQGNATGTTYVTVKNLGGSGAETIEGIKIIDVQGISDTNAFIQNGRIVAGAYDYSLIKGSTTGQDEQSWYLMSVYDPSLLGGGSSGSGGQIRPEAMAYLSNLALANNMFDLRLHDRQVERNYKDPITGKTKTTTLWIRHNYGHNEFNDTTGSLTTKSNRNIFQIGGDIAQWTTNDNDRLHLGIMAGYGYAHGRSESKITNYSARNEIKGHSMGLYSTWYENAVDKTGLYIDSWVLWNKFTAKVNGQELEREKYHLEGVTGSIELGYTVNAGKPREEYEVWIQPQAQITWQGVKADKHIEKNGSLVTANRENIQTRLGTRLLFVPKQANDISSFSVTPFLEGNWLHNTRSYAVDMNNVSIDQAGTKNIAEIKAGIEGNINQNTKLLLNASHQFGHDSYKDTTTTLGIEYAF, encoded by the coding sequence ATGAAATATAATGCGCTTTTTCTAACAATTAACTGTCTGTTATTAACACATAATAATGCTATGGCTGAAACCATTAATCAAGATAAGTATGTTGATTATAACTCGGGCACAATTGGACGGGATATAACAGAGGTTGGTACCAACAATAATTATGGAAAGTTTACTGTTGCTACTGATCAAGGAAGTTGGACAACAACAATGCTTCGGGTAGGTTTTAATGGTGGTTCTGGTGAAGTAAATGTTATAGAGGGTGGCAAAATTATTATTAACAATAATAATAGTTATTCTTATCCTTTTGGTATCGGTGGTTCTGGAGATAGTACGGGTGATAATGGATCTATTAACTCTGTAGGTATATTAAACATCTCAGGAGTTGGTAGTGAGGTTATTGTTAACGGGGGAGGTGGAGATATAACTGTTGGAAATCAAGGAGCAAAAGGTTATATCAATATTACTGATGGTGGTAAATTTACATCAAGTACTGATCTTTTTCTAGGTTCGCGAGGTGGCGTAACAACAAAAGGTTATGTCACAGTAACGGGGCCAGGTAGTGAACTATTAACAGAAAGGCGATTTCTTGTAGGCGCTTATAATAATGGACAGGCAGAAATTTCCAATGGCGCAAAACTTACAATGAACAGTACAGGAACTGATGCATTGGTGATTGGGCATCAGGCAGCAGCTAACAACAGTTTATTAATTATTACAGGTGAAAATACTACAGCAACAGTAGCTAATGGTGGTGTAGCTGTAGGATTAAATGGTAAAGGTACACTAGTTGTTTCTGATAAAGCAGAGTTATCTGTAGCTAAAGATATTATAATTGGTTCTAATAGCACTGGGGTAGGAGAATTAGCTATTGGTAGTCGTAAGGGAGAGCAAGCAACGGCTGCTGGCACAGTTACAGCTAATTCTATTAAATTTGGATCAGGTCAAGGAACGCTGGTTTTTAATCACACAAGCAATGATTTTACCTTAGCGGCACCTATCCTTGGTAATGGAACAGTTGAAGTACTTTCAGGCGTTACTACTTTAACAGGTGCTAATACATATACAGGTAATACTTCAATTGAAAGTGGTGCTTTTTTACAAGCAGGTGCTAATAATACCTTTAGTAGTAACTCTATCTATAGCATTAGCTCAGGTGGTGGGATGAACCTTAAAGGTTACAATCAAATAATACCAACACTAACTAATGCAGGCACAACCGATTTATCTGGAAATATGGCAGGTGCAACATTAAAGATTACAGGTAATTATGTGGGGCAAAATGGTCATCTTGTAATAGGAACAGAACTTGGTGATGATATATCCCCAACAGATCAACTAGTTATTCAAGGTAATGCAACAGGAACAACTTATGTAACAGTTAAAAACTTAGGTGGTTCTGGAGCAGAAACAATAGAAGGTATAAAAATCATAGATGTACAAGGTATTTCAGATACCAATGCCTTTATACAAAATGGTCGAATTGTGGCAGGAGCTTATGATTATAGTTTAATAAAAGGCTCTACAACAGGACAAGATGAACAAAGCTGGTATTTAATGAGCGTTTATGATCCTAGCTTATTGGGGGGGGGCAGCTCAGGTTCTGGAGGGCAGATCCGCCCAGAAGCAATGGCTTATTTAAGTAATTTAGCATTAGCAAATAATATGTTTGATCTAAGGCTACATGATCGTCAAGTGGAAAGAAACTACAAAGACCCTATAACAGGTAAAACAAAGACCACAACATTATGGATTCGTCATAATTATGGCCATAATGAGTTTAATGATACAACAGGTTCTTTAACGACTAAAAGCAATAGAAATATTTTCCAAATAGGTGGTGATATCGCCCAATGGACAACTAATGACAATGATCGTTTACATTTAGGTATTATGGCTGGCTATGGCTATGCTCATGGACGTTCAGAATCCAAAATAACCAATTATTCTGCTCGTAATGAAATAAAAGGGCATAGTATGGGATTATATAGTACATGGTATGAAAATGCTGTTGATAAAACAGGTTTATATATTGATAGCTGGGTTCTTTGGAATAAATTTACAGCTAAAGTAAATGGTCAAGAATTAGAAAGAGAAAAATATCACCTTGAAGGTGTAACAGGATCTATTGAGCTAGGCTATACAGTTAATGCAGGCAAACCACGTGAAGAATATGAAGTATGGATACAACCTCAAGCCCAAATAACTTGGCAAGGTGTTAAAGCAGATAAACATATAGAAAAAAATGGTTCATTAGTAACCGCGAATAGAGAAAATATACAAACTCGTTTAGGTACTAGATTATTATTTGTTCCAAAACAAGCTAATGATATATCATCCTTTTCAGTCACACCTTTTTTAGAAGGTAATTGGCTACATAACACAAGAAGCTATGCTGTTGATATGAATAATGTATCAATAGATCAGGCTGGTACTAAAAATATAGCTGAGATTAAAGCAGGTATAGAAGGTAATATTAATCAAAACACTAAATTATTGCTAAATGCTAGCCATCAATTTGGACATGATTCTTATAAAGACACAACAACAACATTAGGTATTGAATATGCGTTCTAA